DNA from Deltaproteobacteria bacterium:
ATTTTTTTCTGCAGTGTATGATCTCATAAGCGTAAAGGCTTTGCGCAAAGCGGTACTGACTTCTGTCCCGGAGCCGACAAGAGAGATCAATGCGCAGGCCTTCGAACGGGGCCGCGAATACGGCGAGGCTATACTCAAGAGCCGGGCAAAGAAGGACAAGCTCAAGGATTAGCGATGCGCAATCTCCCCTCATTCAATAATAACCGGAAAAAGGCAATTCTCCTGGTTGGTTCCGGATACGGCGCCCTCAAGGTTGCTCAGGACCTCTCACAGTCAGGCCTGCCGCTCGTATGGGTTACAAAGGCAATTCACTTCCTGGAACTTCCGGGGGGGGTAAAACACTTTACCGAATGGCCGGTAGATTTAGACTTCCAGTTCCGACCGCTCTACCTCCAGGTAACTCGCCATCCTTTGGTGACGGCTATGACCCACGCACGGGTCGAGGTAATCAAACAGGGCACTGACGGTTATGAGGCCGTCATTATCCAGGACCCCATCTATGTGAACTATGATCTCTGTACCGGCTGCGGACGGTGTATGGATATCTGCCCGCTAAAGGATACGGACCATCCTCCCTTAAGAAGAACGCCTGCCTACTGCCCTTCCCGGGCGCTGGACTTAGACAAGCGTAAGATGAGTCCCTGCCGGGCAAGCTGTCCCCTGGGCGTGAACGTTCAGGCATATATGGCGCTGACAGCGGCATACCGGTTTGACGAAGCCCTCACAATCATCCGGGAAGACAATCCTCTTCCGGGCATCTGCGGACGGGTCTGTCACCACCCCTGTGAGGAAGCCTGTCGTCGCAGCATGCTGGACCAGTCCGTGGCGATATGCGACATCAAACGGTTTCTTGCTGATCAGGAGATGACAAAGCGAACTCCTCAGTTGCCGATAATTCAAAATACTAAACGGTCGGAAAAAATAGCAATCATCGGTGGCGGTCCGGCCGGCCTTACGGCTGCCTATTTCCTCAACCGGGAGGGTTTCGGCGTAACGATATTCGAGGCCCATCACGAGGCGGGAGGAATACTCCGTGTAGGAATCAACGCCTTCAGGCTCCCGCGCCACACGCTGAATGCGGAGATACAGGCCATTGTGGATGCAGGTGTGAAAATCAAGACCGACACGCCGGTCCACTCCGTTAAAGACCTCCTCGACCAGGGTTTCAAGGCCGTACTTCTGTGCACCGGCGCGCACCGTGATCTTCGCCTCAATGTTCCCGGTGAAGATTCGGACGGCGTCTTCGGCGCCCTGCAGATGCTGAAAAACCTGAACACCGGAAGAGATCCGAACATCCGGGGACGCGTGGTCATCATCGGCGGCGGCAACTCATCCATTGATGCTGCCCGGTCCGCCATCCGGCTGGGTGCGGACTCCGTCACGATCTGCTACCGCCGAAAGCGCAAAGACATGCCGGCGCATGCATCTGAAATCAAGGCGGCTGAGGAAGAAGGCGTTAAGATCGAATATCTGGCAGCGCCGATCCGGATTGTTTCCCGAAAAGGAAAAGTATCCGGCCTCACAATGATCCGCATGAAGCTCGGCGCCATCGACGAAAGCGGCCGCAGAAAACCCGAACCGGTGAAGGATTCAGAGTTTTTCCGACCGGCCGACACGGTTATCGTTGCCACAGGACAACAACCCCATTTGCAGGAAGGGGGTCTCGGCAGTCAGTTTATTATAGGCCGGGGCGGAAGAATTAGCGTGGATGAAAGGCTCTCTACGTCGTATCCGGGTGTTTTTGCCGCCGGGGATGTGGTTACAGGACCTGATACCGTAGTCGGGTCCATGGCGCAGGGCAGACGGGCCGCTGCGCGGGTTGTCGAATATCTGACGGCGGCATTTCCCTTGTGGGGTATGCCTCCGGACGAGTCACGCGGCACAGGAGAGCACGTAGAGATTTCCGCAGACACTCCCCGAAAGTTTCGGCCGGAGATGTCACAGCGTCAACCGAAGGTGAGAAGACACGACTTCGAAGAAGTGGACCTTGGCCTCACCGCGGAACAGGCGGTAGCGGAAGCAGGGCGCTGTATTCAATGCAGAGCCTGTTCCGAATGCCGTCTCTGTGAAAGCGTTTGCACTGAAATAGGGGCCATCGATCATTTCATATCTCCCCGGCGCATGACTATTACAAGCCCGACCATAATCATCGCGAGCGATGAAGAGGCCGCCCACCTTAACCTTGCCGATGGAAAGGAGATCTATCATGTTGGGGATTTCCGGCGTGCCAAGGATCTCGTGAATGTATTGATAGCCGGAAGCTCCTCGGCGGGCCAGGCCATGGCGGAGTGTTCCGCCCTGAGGATCACCGGCCCGCCCGCCCGCCCGGAGCGGGTTGAGCCTGACCGGGATGTGCGATTCGGAGTGTTTACATGCACCTGCAACGGGACCCTGGCGCCGGCGGGCGTTCTTGATCGTATCCGGGATATGGGTCGGTCCATGCCGGGCGTGGCCCATAGTGAGCTGATATTTTCGGCGTGTCACCCCCGCGGTTCGGAACTGATTGCCGATGCCGTGCGAAAGCATAAATTGAACAGGGTTATTTTGGCTTCCTGCGTGTGTTGCCCTCTTGAATTCCAGTGCATTTCCTGCAATGATCAGAGAAATCGCGCCCGCATCCATTTGTTTGACAGGCTCGGCCTTGACCGATACCGGTTTGAAACGATCAACATCAAGGATCATCTTGGTTCCCCTGATTCATCCGAGGATAGTCTTGTTGAGCGAATGCGTGATTTCCTGCGGGAGGCATTCATTCGCGCCCGATTCATGGGGCCGCTGCGCCAGGGTGTCTCAAAGATCGGGAACCGTATACTGATCCTTGGAGGGTCGGAAGTGGGCCTGAGCTGCGCGCTTAACCTGAATATGCAGGGGCTTAAGGTGCGTCTGATCCATCGATGCAGGTTGAAAGGTGAGGGGGATTTACCGAAGGATATCCGGGAAAGACCGGCAAACCGCATCCCGGGAGAGTGCATCACGCATGTTGAAGAGGCTCTCATTGAGGGAATCAGGGGCCATCTGGGAGATTTTACGGTCACAGTCCGCGAGGATGGTGTCCGCAAGAATTTCCACGCGGATATCGTGTGTCTTACAGACCTGAATGTGCTGCCCCTGGCGATTCCCGAAGGGATGTTCGGCCTCAAGAAATTCTACCGGTACAATTTCAAATTTTTCCATAGCCCCCAGATCGGCGTTTACCGTGTGATGCCGAGGACGCTCAAGAGGGTGACGGCTTTCCAGGCGGGGGCCGCCCTGGCTGCGCATGTGGCGACAACGGCAGCCGAGGCATTTCTGAAAGACCATGAACTCAGCCCCAGGGTCAATAAGGGACGATGTCGCGGGTGCGGCCGCTGTGTCGAGATATGTCCTTTCGACGCCGTCACGCTGGTTGCCAATGAGCGTGGCTTTTTCACGGCGGAGGTATTGCGTTATAATTGTGTCGGATGCGGCGGTTGTGTGGGACGCTGCCCCGTAACGGCCATGGACATGCCCTACTTTACCAACTGCCTCCTGGAAGAGATCGTGGCAGGCACACTGGCCGGTGAGGAATGACAATACTCCCTCCCACCAGGAAGGGAAGCGTTAGGCGGTTACGTCAAAAGCATGAGAGAAAAGTGATATGGATCAGGTTCGTATTTTAGGGATATGCTGCAACTGGAGCCCCTTTGCCTGCTACAACGCAGCTGGGATGACGGGAATGAATATGCCGTCCACCTTCCGCCTGATACGGGTGATGTGCATAGGCCGCATCAATCAGGCGCTGATCCTGAGGGCCTTTGAGTATGGGGCGGACGGGGTAATCCTCTTGGAATGCAAGGACGAAGATTGCCGTTATGGCCCGGGACCGGAGGTAGGCCATGAAAACGTGCACCGCGTCCGCAAGCTTCTCCACCTGTTGGGCATTCCCCAGGAGCGATTGGTGGAACACACATTTGGCGCCCATGATAAGGTAGCGCTTGTCCAAACCGTGTGGAAGTTTACAGGGGAAATGGAATCACTGGGTCCTCTGAAGGCAAAAAAAGGCCGGAAAGCGGAGGGATTGAAAAGGTGAAGGACCATAAGATCGATCAGATGATTGTGGACATGTCACTCTACCAGTGCCTGGAGTGCGGCAAGTGCACCACATCCTGTCCGCGGAGGCTTACGGGTAAAGAATACTCTCCCAGGCTTCTGGTGCACAAGGTGATTGCCGAGCGGGAAGATGAGGCCTATATCGAAAACTCGGTCTGGGAGTGTCTTACCTGCGGAATGTGTCGCGAACGCTGCCCTTCGGGCGTCGATTTCAACCGTTTCATCCTGGAAATGCGCACGCTGCTGGCCGAAACAAAGGGACTAAAGGGTTACAGGGCCCATGACGGGGCCATCCATTCCTGGATGAGGATGATGACCGACCCGGGACTTAAGCAGAACCGGCTTGACTGGGTGGATAGCAGTATCCGGGTGGCATCATCCGGTGAAGTGGCGTTCTTCGCCGGATGCGCACCCTATTTTGATGTCTTCTTTGCCGGCATCCAGGTGGATACGCTTTCCATTGTGAAGGACAGTGTCCGTCTCCTGAACTTCCTGGATATCAAACCGTTGCTTTTGCCGAATGAACGATGCTGCGGTCACGACCTGCTCTGGACGGGGGATACGGAAAACTTTGAGGCCCTCTGCCGGCTGAACTATCAGTCATTCAAAGAGGCCGGAGTAAGGGAAATCATCGTTTCATGCCCTGAATGCTTCCAGGTTCTCAGTGAACATATGCCCCGGGTCATACGCGGGTTTGATATGAAGGTTACCCTGCTTATGGACCTCCTGCAGCGGGAATTGCATAGGGGTGGAATGGACTTTCGACCGTTGAAAAGGAAAGTCACCTTCCAGGACCCATGCAGGCTCGTTCGCATGCTGGACCGTTTTTCCGGCCCACGGGAACTGCTCAATCTGATTCCGGAAATGAAGCTGCTGGAAATGGAAAACTCGGGCAGGAGCGCGACATGCTGCGGGAACTGCGGTTTTATCAATTGCGATGCCTATTCCAAGCAGATTCAGGTACAGAGGCTTCAGGAGGCCCGGGCGACCGGCGCAGACCTGCTTGTTACCGCGTGCCCCAAGTGCATGATTCACCTGACATGCACCATCCGGGATCGGCTGCACCATGGGAAAAAGATAAAAATGGAAATACGTGATATCATGTCCGTTCTTGCCGACCAGATCGAGTACAGCGGATAGAACAGAAAGGATAAAATATCCGTAGGACAGGCGTCTCGCCTGTCAGAATCGAAAACATAGGGGACAGGCAGGACGCCTGTTCTACCCGGCAAAAACACTTCATCATTTGGAAAGGTATGAGGAATGGAAGAGACAAAGCCAGATGACACCGTTAGAATAGGCGTATATGTATGCCAGTGCGGATCGAATATCGCCGGTGTGGTTGATTGCGCCGCCGTGGCTGAGTATGCAAGCGGACTGCCGGGGGTCGTGATATGCAGAAACCAGGGCTACACATGCTCCGAACCGGGACAGAACCAGGTCAAGAGTGACATACACGAATACAGCCTCAGCCGGGTAGTGGTAGCCTCATGCTCACCGCGGCTGCATGAAGCAACGTTCCGGCAATGTGTGAGCGAGGCGGGCCTAAATCCCTATCTCCTTGAAATGGCGAACATCCGTGAGCAATGCTCGTGGGTCCACGGCCATGATGCAGGGGAAGCCACAACCAAGGCCAAGGATCTGGTTCGCTCCGCGTTGGCACGGGTCCGTCTGCTGAATTCTCAAACGGAGATAGCGGTTCCGGTCAGGCGCTCCACCCTTGTCATTGGAGGCGGGGTAGCGGGTATACAGGCGGCTTTAGACCTGGCGGATGCGGGGTACAAGGTGGTGCTTGTCGAGAAACAGCCGAGCATCGGGGGCATCATGGCAAGGCTGGATAAGACGTTTCCCACCATGGACTGTTCCATCTGAATACTCGGCCCGAAGATGACGGATGCCGGTCGGCATCCCAACATTACGCTGCTGACGATGAGTGAAGTAAAAGAGGTCACGGGTTTCGTGGGCAACTTCCACGTGCGCATCCTGAAGAGGGCAAGATACGTGAAGGAGAAGGAATGTACGGCCTGCGGGGATTGTATCGAGACCTGTCCGGTCATCATTCCTGATGAATTCAATATGGGACTGAGCTCCCGCCGGGCCATCTATTCACCCTTTCCGCAGGCAGTCCCATCTGCGTATGCCGTGGATATTACCCACTGCCTCGGTCATAACCCGGTCATCTGCGGAAAGTGCATCGAAAAATGTAAAAAGCATTGCATCGACTTCGACATGAACGACGAAGAGGTGATCTTCGACGTCGGCACCATAATCGTGGCTACGGGAATGGACACCTATGATCCGACCATCCTGGAAGAGTACGGGTACACCCGCTACGAGAATGTTTTAACGAGCATGGAGCTGGAGCGGCTGATCAATGCCGGAGGCCCCACCAATGGGGAAGTCATCCGCCTGACGGACGGGAAAATCCCCCAATCAGTCGCCTTTGTCCAGTGCGTGGGCTCCCGTTCACAGCGGCGGGGCAGGCCGTACTGCTCGAACATCTGCTGCATGAACACGATAAAGAGCACGATCATGCTGAAGGAGCACTATCCCGATATCGAAATTGAAGTGTTCTACATCGATATCAGGGCCTTCGGTAAAGGATTCGAGGATCTGTTCCGGCGGAGCAAGGGTATGGGTGTCCGATACATCCGGGGCCTCCCCGGCAACATCAAACAGGACCCCGAAAACCATGACCTGATACTGACCGTTGAAAACACGGCGACGAACGAACTGGATATCCACCGCACCGGAATGGTGGTCCTGGCTGTTGGCGTCGAGCCGCCTTCCGACATGAAAATGATTCAGGAGATGCTGGCTCTGCAGACAACGCCGGACGGCTTCTACCTTGAGGCCCACCCGAAGCTTCAGCCCGTGGATTCGGCAACCCGGGGCATATTCTTCGCGGGTTGTGCAGAAGGACCCAAAGACATCAAGGATTCGGTCACCCAGGCCTCCGCGGCCGCTGCACGGTCTATGCGCCTCATGAATCCCGGCATGCTCACGGTAGAGGCGATTACGGCGGAAGTCAATCCCGATCAATGCAACTCCTGCGGCCTGTGTGCCAAGGTATGCCCGTACAATGCGATCACCGTGGATACAAAGGCAAAGACGGCCGCAAAAGTGACCCAGGCGGCATGCGCGGGATGCGGCTCGTGCGCGGCGGAATGCCCAACGCTCGCCATTACCATGAATCATTTCACCGATGCACAGATCGAGGCGCAGATTGATGCAATCCTGGACAAGGATGCGGCCGATCGAATCTTGATCTTTGCGTGCAACTGGTGTTCCTATGCGGGAGCCGACTTTGCCGGCGTCTCACGGCTCCGCTACCCGCCTAATACGCGCCTGATACGGACCATGTGCTCGGCCAGGGTGCACGAAAAGTTCATCTGGCGTGCCTTCGAAAGGGGGGCTCCGGTAGTCCTGGTTTCCGGCTGCCATATCGGCGACTGCCACTACATCAACGCCAACCACTGGACGGAGCGGCGTATCAAGAGAATCTGGAAAAAGATGGAGAAACTCGGCCTGCGTACCGAGAGGCTGGGTCTGGAGTGGATCAGCGCCGCGGAAGGTCTCCGCTTCCAACAGGTCATGGAGCGCATGGAGAAAATCAGAAAAGGCGTCACGCCTGAAGAAATCACCGGGACGCTGCGCATCCTCAAGGAGCAGAAAAAACAGTCACGAGAGTGATTTTTCAGAATCTTCGAGGGCAGGCTCGATTCAACTGATCACGCATGCAGATCTATGCCGGTCTGATTATGGAGATACTTGTCCACTAATTCCAGCATGGCGCTGATTTTGAAAGGTTTTGAAAGGCAGGGGTATCCGAATTTTAAAACGTCTTCATTTAAATCGCGTTTGACATTTCTTAAGCCAAAAAATCCACTGATATAGATAACTTTAATTTTGGGATTTTCATTTCGAATTTTTTTCACTAATTCTATACCGGTCAATTTTGGCATAACCACATCGGTAAAAACAAGATCAGGCTTAAATTCTTGAAAGACTTCATATCCGTTTTCACCGTCTACGGCGACCCTTACATCATAGCCTTCCATTATAAAAACATCACGCAGGGTTTCCTGAAGGCCGAACTCATCTTCTACAACCAGTATTTTTTTCTTTGTCCGAACTTCTTCATGCAAACCCTTCTTGAGCAGACCGATCAGATCAGCATCACTTGTCTGACTGATCAGTTTGCTGATGAGATTAAGCCGCTGCTGCAGACTTTTTGCTTTCTCTTCATTGCCGGGATTCAAATCGGGGTGATAGACTTTGCTCAATAAGTGATAACTGGATTTAATATACGATAGAGCGCTGTTTTGACCCAACTCACTGTAAATTTCCCGGGCTTTCTCCAATAGACCCAGGTACGTGAGTTCCCGCTCGATCAATATTAAGTTATCCATAGCTTTTGCGGACACATTATTTACCGGTGTTCAATACATTAACTGCCGATAGTCGCTTTTTCATTAAGCATTCAAGATGACGCTGATCGGTGATTGTTTTATTTGTGCTTT
Protein-coding regions in this window:
- a CDS encoding hydrogenase iron-sulfur subunit translates to MDQVRILGICCNWSPFACYNAAGMTGMNMPSTFRLIRVMCIGRINQALILRAFEYGADGVILLECKDEDCRYGPGPEVGHENVHRVRKLLHLLGIPQERLVEHTFGAHDKVALVQTVWKFTGEMESLGPLKAKKGRKAEGLKR
- a CDS encoding response regulator, which codes for MDNLILIERELTYLGLLEKAREIYSELGQNSALSYIKSSYHLLSKVYHPDLNPGNEEKAKSLQQRLNLISKLISQTSDADLIGLLKKGLHEEVRTKKKILVVEDEFGLQETLRDVFIMEGYDVRVAVDGENGYEVFQEFKPDLVFTDVVMPKLTGIELVKKIRNENPKIKVIYISGFFGLRNVKRDLNEDVLKFGYPCLSKPFKISAMLELVDKYLHNQTGIDLHA
- a CDS encoding (Fe-S)-binding protein; the protein is MKDHKIDQMIVDMSLYQCLECGKCTTSCPRRLTGKEYSPRLLVHKVIAEREDEAYIENSVWECLTCGMCRERCPSGVDFNRFILEMRTLLAETKGLKGYRAHDGAIHSWMRMMTDPGLKQNRLDWVDSSIRVASSGEVAFFAGCAPYFDVFFAGIQVDTLSIVKDSVRLLNFLDIKPLLLPNERCCGHDLLWTGDTENFEALCRLNYQSFKEAGVREIIVSCPECFQVLSEHMPRVIRGFDMKVTLLMDLLQRELHRGGMDFRPLKRKVTFQDPCRLVRMLDRFSGPRELLNLIPEMKLLEMENSGRSATCCGNCGFINCDAYSKQIQVQRLQEARATGADLLVTACPKCMIHLTCTIRDRLHHGKKIKMEIRDIMSVLADQIEYSG
- a CDS encoding FAD-dependent oxidoreductase; the protein is MRNLPSFNNNRKKAILLVGSGYGALKVAQDLSQSGLPLVWVTKAIHFLELPGGVKHFTEWPVDLDFQFRPLYLQVTRHPLVTAMTHARVEVIKQGTDGYEAVIIQDPIYVNYDLCTGCGRCMDICPLKDTDHPPLRRTPAYCPSRALDLDKRKMSPCRASCPLGVNVQAYMALTAAYRFDEALTIIREDNPLPGICGRVCHHPCEEACRRSMLDQSVAICDIKRFLADQEMTKRTPQLPIIQNTKRSEKIAIIGGGPAGLTAAYFLNREGFGVTIFEAHHEAGGILRVGINAFRLPRHTLNAEIQAIVDAGVKIKTDTPVHSVKDLLDQGFKAVLLCTGAHRDLRLNVPGEDSDGVFGALQMLKNLNTGRDPNIRGRVVIIGGGNSSIDAARSAIRLGADSVTICYRRKRKDMPAHASEIKAAEEEGVKIEYLAAPIRIVSRKGKVSGLTMIRMKLGAIDESGRRKPEPVKDSEFFRPADTVIVATGQQPHLQEGGLGSQFIIGRGGRISVDERLSTSYPGVFAAGDVVTGPDTVVGSMAQGRRAAARVVEYLTAAFPLWGMPPDESRGTGEHVEISADTPRKFRPEMSQRQPKVRRHDFEEVDLGLTAEQAVAEAGRCIQCRACSECRLCESVCTEIGAIDHFISPRRMTITSPTIIIASDEEAAHLNLADGKEIYHVGDFRRAKDLVNVLIAGSSSAGQAMAECSALRITGPPARPERVEPDRDVRFGVFTCTCNGTLAPAGVLDRIRDMGRSMPGVAHSELIFSACHPRGSELIADAVRKHKLNRVILASCVCCPLEFQCISCNDQRNRARIHLFDRLGLDRYRFETINIKDHLGSPDSSEDSLVERMRDFLREAFIRARFMGPLRQGVSKIGNRILILGGSEVGLSCALNLNMQGLKVRLIHRCRLKGEGDLPKDIRERPANRIPGECITHVEEALIEGIRGHLGDFTVTVREDGVRKNFHADIVCLTDLNVLPLAIPEGMFGLKKFYRYNFKFFHSPQIGVYRVMPRTLKRVTAFQAGAALAAHVATTAAEAFLKDHELSPRVNKGRCRGCGRCVEICPFDAVTLVANERGFFTAEVLRYNCVGCGGCVGRCPVTAMDMPYFTNCLLEEIVAGTLAGEE
- a CDS encoding hydrogenase iron-sulfur subunit, yielding MTDAGRHPNITLLTMSEVKEVTGFVGNFHVRILKRARYVKEKECTACGDCIETCPVIIPDEFNMGLSSRRAIYSPFPQAVPSAYAVDITHCLGHNPVICGKCIEKCKKHCIDFDMNDEEVIFDVGTIIVATGMDTYDPTILEEYGYTRYENVLTSMELERLINAGGPTNGEVIRLTDGKIPQSVAFVQCVGSRSQRRGRPYCSNICCMNTIKSTIMLKEHYPDIEIEVFYIDIRAFGKGFEDLFRRSKGMGVRYIRGLPGNIKQDPENHDLILTVENTATNELDIHRTGMVVLAVGVEPPSDMKMIQEMLALQTTPDGFYLEAHPKLQPVDSATRGIFFAGCAEGPKDIKDSVTQASAAAARSMRLMNPGMLTVEAITAEVNPDQCNSCGLCAKVCPYNAITVDTKAKTAAKVTQAACAGCGSCAAECPTLAITMNHFTDAQIEAQIDAILDKDAADRILIFACNWCSYAGADFAGVSRLRYPPNTRLIRTMCSARVHEKFIWRAFERGAPVVLVSGCHIGDCHYINANHWTERRIKRIWKKMEKLGLRTERLGLEWISAAEGLRFQQVMERMEKIRKGVTPEEITGTLRILKEQKKQSRE
- a CDS encoding FAD-dependent oxidoreductase, which translates into the protein MEETKPDDTVRIGVYVCQCGSNIAGVVDCAAVAEYASGLPGVVICRNQGYTCSEPGQNQVKSDIHEYSLSRVVVASCSPRLHEATFRQCVSEAGLNPYLLEMANIREQCSWVHGHDAGEATTKAKDLVRSALARVRLLNSQTEIAVPVRRSTLVIGGGVAGIQAALDLADAGYKVVLVEKQPSIGGIMARLDKTFPTMDCSI